A single window of Tamandua tetradactyla isolate mTamTet1 chromosome 25, mTamTet1.pri, whole genome shotgun sequence DNA harbors:
- the OLIG3 gene encoding oligodendrocyte transcription factor 3 has translation MNSDSSSVSSRASSPDMDEMYLRDHHHRHHHHQESRLNSVSSTQGDMVQKMPGESLSRAGAKAAGESSKYKIKKQLSEQDLQQLRLKINGRERKRMHDLNLAMDGLREVMPYAHGPSVRKLSKIATLLLARNYILMLTSSLEEMKRLVGEIYGGHHSAFHCGTVGHSAGHPAHAANAVHPVHPILGGALSSGNASSPLSAASLPALGTIRPPHSLLKAPSTPPALQLGSGFQHWAGLPCPCTICQMPPPPHLSALSTANMARLSAESKDLLK, from the coding sequence ATGAATTCTGATTCGAGCTCTGTCTCCAGCAGAGCTTCGTCTCCGGACATGGATGAGATGTACCTGAGggaccaccaccaccgccaccaccaccaccaggagAGTCGCCTCAACTCGGTCTCTTCCACGCAGGGTGATATGGTGCAGAAGATGCCGGGGGAGAGCCTCTCGCGCGCAGGTGCCAAGGCCGCGGGCGAGAGCAGCAAGTACAAAATCAAGAAGCAGCTGTCGGAGCAGGACCTCCAGCAGTTGCGCCTGAAGATCAACGGGCGTGAGCGCAAGAGGATGCACGACCTGAACCTCGCCATGGACGGGCTGCGAGAGGTCATGCCCTACGCACACGGGCCCTCGGTGCGCAAGCTTTCCAAGATCGCCACGCTCCTGCTGGCCAGAAACTACATCCTTATGCTTACCAGCTCCCTGGAGGAGATGAAGAGGTTGGTGGGCGAGATCTACGGGGGCCACCACTCGGCCTTCCACTGCGGGACCGTGGGCCATTCGGCCGGCCACCCTGCGCACGCCGCCAACGCCGTGCACCCGGTGCACCCGATCCTGGGGGGCGCGCTCTCGTCTGGTAACGCCTCGTCGCCGCTGTCCGCTGCCTCGTTGCCCGCCCTCGGCACCATCCGACCGCCCCACTCGCTGCTCAAGGCACCCTCTACTCCGCCCGCGCTGCAGCTGGGTAGCGGCTTCCAGCACTGGGCcggcctgccctgcccctgcaccaTCTGCCAGATGCCGCCGCCGCCACACCTGTCCGCCCTCTCCACTGCCAACATGGCCCGGCTGTCTGCCGAGTCCAAGGACTTACTCAAGTGA